Proteins from a genomic interval of Candidatus Binataceae bacterium:
- a CDS encoding 2Fe-2S iron-sulfur cluster-binding protein has translation MPKLTIDGKEIEVADGLNLIQAADHAGIEIPHYCYHPGLSIPGNCRMCLVDVEKAPKLQIACNTRAADGMVVHTTSDRTKTAQKAVLEFLLINHPIDCPVCDQAGECKLQDYYMDYDQQPSRFQLGKKNKKGKAIDVGSDVMLDQERCILCARCTRFFDEITHTSELAIFGRGDHNEIDHYPGKPINNRYAGNVIDICPVGALTEKDFRFRMRVWYLHRTPSVCAGCERGCAIDIHHQRGRIYRYKPRHNPEVNSYWMCDEGRHSFTALQTETRLTTPLRQSDDRMVVEGWPEALRRAATRIMEIGGQSGANAIGAVVGAQATNEEAFALKQLLATTIGSDRIAGLDWSAPGSSGDDDLLIRANKNPNARGLQALGIPLAALDSLTHAIAAGELKMLITVRADLVRVLGEEEFLKRFGPLDYLLVLDTEANLTGQMANQIWPIAAYPEIDGSFTNFKGRVQRIQSAFPPPGQALPAVEAIARLGRALDGAERRYTAEAVFAEMAREEPAFRGMTFDLGQHGRDLSE, from the coding sequence ATGCCGAAGCTCACCATCGACGGCAAGGAAATCGAAGTCGCAGACGGACTGAACCTGATCCAAGCGGCAGATCACGCGGGAATTGAGATTCCGCACTATTGCTATCATCCGGGGTTGTCGATTCCCGGCAACTGCCGGATGTGCCTGGTCGACGTGGAAAAAGCGCCCAAGCTGCAAATCGCGTGCAACACACGGGCCGCGGATGGAATGGTGGTGCACACCACCAGCGATCGCACCAAGACCGCGCAGAAAGCGGTGCTGGAATTTCTGCTCATCAATCATCCGATCGATTGTCCGGTGTGCGATCAGGCTGGCGAGTGCAAGCTGCAAGACTACTACATGGACTACGACCAACAGCCGTCGCGCTTTCAACTTGGTAAGAAGAACAAGAAGGGCAAGGCGATCGATGTCGGCTCGGACGTTATGCTGGACCAGGAGCGCTGCATCCTGTGTGCGCGCTGTACGCGGTTCTTCGATGAGATTACCCACACCAGCGAGTTGGCGATTTTCGGCCGTGGCGATCACAACGAGATCGATCATTATCCCGGCAAACCGATCAACAACCGGTACGCCGGCAATGTTATCGATATCTGTCCGGTAGGTGCGCTGACCGAGAAGGACTTTCGCTTCCGGATGCGGGTCTGGTACCTGCATCGCACGCCCTCGGTATGCGCGGGCTGCGAACGCGGATGTGCGATCGACATTCACCACCAGCGCGGGCGAATCTATCGCTACAAGCCGCGCCATAACCCCGAGGTCAACAGCTACTGGATGTGCGATGAAGGGCGGCACAGCTTCACGGCCCTTCAGACCGAAACCCGCCTGACCACGCCGCTGCGCCAGTCCGATGATCGAATGGTGGTGGAAGGATGGCCCGAGGCGCTGCGCCGCGCGGCGACGCGGATCATGGAAATCGGCGGTCAATCGGGCGCGAACGCAATCGGCGCGGTAGTGGGAGCGCAGGCGACCAACGAGGAGGCTTTCGCGCTCAAGCAACTGCTCGCGACGACCATCGGATCGGATCGCATAGCCGGTCTTGACTGGTCGGCGCCGGGGAGCAGCGGCGACGATGACCTGCTGATTCGCGCCAACAAGAACCCCAATGCCCGAGGCCTGCAAGCGCTTGGCATCCCGCTCGCGGCACTCGATTCTCTCACCCATGCGATCGCGGCCGGCGAGCTGAAAATGCTGATCACCGTGCGCGCCGACCTGGTTAGAGTGCTCGGCGAAGAGGAATTCCTGAAGCGATTTGGACCGCTGGATTATCTGCTGGTGCTGGACACGGAGGCCAATCTGACCGGTCAGATGGCCAACCAGATATGGCCGATTGCCGCCTACCCGGAAATAGACGGCAGCTTCACAAACTTCAAAGGCCGCGTGCAACGCATTCAGAGCGCGTTTCCGCCGCCCGGACAGGCACTCCCTGCCGTCGAAGCAATCGCGCGGCTGGGACGCGCGCTCGATGGCGCCGAGCGTCGCTATACCGCCGAGGCGGTTTTCGCGGAAATGGCGAGAGAAGAGCCGGCGTTTCGTGGCATGACCTTCGACCTCGGCCAGCACGGCCGCGACCTTTCAGAATAA
- the nuoF gene encoding NADH-quinone oxidoreductase subunit NuoF yields MERILTRWLDIPDIRRLEVYEANGGYQALRKALFDMKPEEIINEVKNSNLRGRGGAAFPTGTKWSFIPRDSKKPVYVCCNADESEPGTFANRYQLELDPHQVIEGVLIACRAVNSHVAYIYFRGEFTVQKKIVETAIAEARAKGYLGKNVMGSGFDVEIYTHRGAGAYICGEETGLLESLEGKRGYPRNRPPFPAIQGAFGSPTVVNNVETLSNVPWIIKKGADWYRSIGPEKSPGPKLFCLSGHINKPGLYELPMGFPLKDLIHEVGGGITGGRKLKAVIPGGASFPPFTAAEAEKVMMDFDSVRAAGSLMGTAGVMVMHDDTCMVDVLRTVAHFFHHESCGQCTPCREGCGWIEKLMVDMEAGRGKQQDLDLMLNIASNMEGNTICVLADSLSMPTRGFITKFRSEFEDHVRLGRCPFRDRDGRLAPPAHSAYEEEHA; encoded by the coding sequence ATGGAACGAATTCTTACGCGCTGGCTGGATATCCCTGATATCCGACGGCTTGAGGTGTACGAAGCGAACGGCGGCTACCAGGCGCTGCGCAAGGCGCTGTTCGACATGAAGCCCGAAGAGATTATTAACGAGGTCAAGAACTCGAATCTCCGTGGGCGGGGCGGGGCGGCGTTTCCAACCGGCACCAAGTGGAGCTTTATTCCCAGGGACTCGAAGAAACCCGTCTACGTGTGCTGCAACGCGGATGAAAGCGAGCCGGGAACCTTCGCCAATCGCTACCAGCTCGAACTCGATCCCCACCAGGTCATCGAGGGGGTTCTGATCGCATGCCGCGCGGTTAACTCGCACGTCGCGTATATATATTTTCGCGGCGAGTTTACGGTTCAGAAGAAAATTGTCGAAACCGCGATTGCCGAAGCTCGGGCCAAGGGCTATCTCGGCAAGAACGTCATGGGCTCCGGTTTCGACGTGGAGATTTACACCCATCGCGGCGCGGGCGCTTACATCTGCGGAGAGGAGACCGGGCTCCTGGAATCGCTCGAGGGTAAACGCGGCTATCCCCGCAACCGTCCTCCGTTTCCGGCCATCCAAGGGGCATTCGGGTCGCCCACTGTAGTCAACAACGTCGAGACGCTCTCGAATGTGCCGTGGATCATCAAAAAGGGCGCGGACTGGTATCGATCGATCGGTCCCGAGAAGAGCCCCGGGCCGAAGCTTTTTTGCCTTTCGGGCCACATCAACAAACCGGGACTCTATGAGCTGCCGATGGGATTTCCGCTGAAGGACCTGATCCACGAGGTCGGCGGAGGAATCACCGGCGGACGCAAGCTCAAGGCGGTCATTCCGGGGGGCGCGTCCTTTCCACCTTTTACCGCCGCCGAAGCTGAGAAGGTGATGATGGATTTCGATTCGGTGCGCGCGGCCGGGTCGCTGATGGGGACCGCGGGCGTGATGGTGATGCACGACGACACCTGCATGGTCGACGTGCTCCGTACGGTAGCGCATTTCTTCCATCACGAGTCGTGCGGGCAGTGCACGCCGTGTCGCGAGGGATGCGGATGGATCGAGAAGCTGATGGTGGACATGGAAGCGGGGCGCGGCAAGCAGCAGGACCTCGATTTGATGCTCAACATCGCGAGCAACATGGAAGGCAATACCATCTGCGTGCTGGCAGATTCACTCTCGATGCCGACGCGCGGCTTCATTACCAAGTTCCGGTCCGAGTTCGAAGATCACGTGCGGCTGGGGCGCTGCCCGTTCCGCGACCGCGACGGACGTCTCGCGCCTCCCGCGCATAGCGCGTACGAAGAAGAGCACGCCTGA
- the nuoB gene encoding NADH-quinone oxidoreductase subunit NuoB, whose product MTASDNVKALSKGDEILLGDTAILTRLDKALGWARKFSIFPYPFATACCAMEYMSLSMTPYDIDRFGALLPRFTPRQADLLMVIGTVSVRQGPILRRVYEQMGEPKWVMAFGACASTGGFYDNYATLPGIDRIVPVDVYVPGCPPRPESVLDALMALQRKIQGQKQKLLALSDKHQAA is encoded by the coding sequence ATGACAGCCAGTGACAATGTGAAAGCGTTGTCGAAGGGTGACGAAATTCTGCTCGGCGACACCGCGATTCTGACGCGGCTAGACAAGGCACTCGGCTGGGCACGAAAGTTTTCCATCTTTCCCTATCCTTTCGCGACCGCGTGCTGCGCGATGGAGTACATGTCGCTGTCCATGACGCCGTACGACATCGATCGATTTGGTGCGCTGCTGCCGCGGTTCACGCCGCGGCAAGCGGACCTCCTCATGGTTATTGGAACCGTGTCGGTTCGTCAGGGGCCAATCCTGCGCAGAGTCTACGAGCAGATGGGTGAGCCGAAATGGGTAATGGCCTTCGGCGCGTGCGCATCGACCGGCGGGTTTTATGACAATTACGCGACCCTTCCCGGGATCGATCGAATCGTGCCGGTCGACGTGTATGTGCCGGGATGTCCGCCGCGGCCCGAGTCGGTCCTGGACGCGTTGATGGCGTTGCAGCGCAAGATTCAGGGGCAGAAGCAGAAACTCCTCGCGCTCAGCGATAAGCATCAGGCGGCTTAG
- a CDS encoding zinc-dependent alcohol dehydrogenase family protein yields MKAMAVHEPAPIESAPLREVETAVPDPGPGEVLVRILTCGVCRTDLHVAEGDLPPRLPRVIPGHEIVGTVEKRGLGATGFAQGARVGIAWLRETCGTCAYCLRGRENLCPNARFTGWDHDGGYAEYAVAREKFVYRLPDTIGDEEAAPLLCAGIIGFRAIKRADIGPGATVGLYGFGGSAHIALQVLKHWGCRVFVMSRGGVHRDLASQLGAEWIGDADESPPAPLDAAILFAPAGNLVLPALEALDRGGILAIAGIYLSPIPQLDYEKHLFYEREIRSVTANTRADAQEFLKIAGEVPVRTHTVAFGLSEANVALGMLKHDEIKGAAVLRLS; encoded by the coding sequence ATGAAAGCGATGGCGGTGCATGAGCCGGCGCCCATCGAATCGGCGCCGCTTCGCGAAGTCGAGACGGCCGTTCCGGATCCAGGACCGGGCGAGGTTCTGGTTCGAATCCTCACCTGCGGTGTGTGCCGCACCGACTTGCACGTCGCCGAAGGGGATCTCCCCCCTCGGCTCCCACGGGTGATTCCTGGACACGAGATCGTAGGCACCGTCGAGAAGCGCGGTTTGGGCGCCACGGGGTTTGCGCAAGGAGCGCGGGTTGGAATTGCATGGTTGCGCGAGACTTGCGGAACCTGCGCCTATTGCCTGCGCGGTCGCGAGAACTTGTGTCCTAACGCACGCTTCACGGGATGGGACCATGATGGCGGCTACGCCGAGTACGCGGTGGCGCGCGAGAAGTTTGTGTACCGGTTGCCGGACACGATTGGTGATGAAGAGGCAGCGCCGTTGTTGTGCGCGGGAATCATCGGGTTTCGCGCAATAAAACGCGCCGACATCGGGCCCGGTGCTACCGTTGGTCTCTACGGATTCGGCGGCTCCGCGCATATCGCACTCCAAGTGCTGAAGCACTGGGGATGCCGCGTGTTCGTGATGAGCCGCGGGGGAGTGCACCGCGACTTGGCATCGCAGCTCGGCGCCGAGTGGATCGGGGACGCGGACGAGTCTCCTCCGGCGCCGCTCGACGCTGCAATCCTGTTCGCACCCGCGGGCAACCTGGTGTTGCCGGCGCTGGAAGCACTGGATCGCGGAGGCATCCTCGCGATTGCAGGTATCTATCTGAGTCCGATTCCACAGCTGGATTACGAGAAGCACTTGTTTTATGAGCGCGAAATTCGAAGCGTCACGGCCAACACTCGCGCCGACGCACAAGAGTTCCTCAAAATTGCCGGGGAAGTTCCGGTGCGCACCCACACCGTCGCATTCGGGCTGTCGGAGGCCAACGTCGCGCTTGGGATGCTGAAGCACGATGAGATAAAGGGCGCGGCGGTCCTGCGGCTGTCGTGA
- a CDS encoding dihydrolipoamide acetyltransferase family protein — translation MAIEVAMPQMGESVVEGTVTKWLVKEGDLVKEDQPLCEISTDKVDTEIPSPGTGRIARIVAQEGETIPVGGRLAIIEERDGGRAQESAPRTPVNPSRPEAHPPEPWLRAVGESQSEPDPAAIAPPAVVRPAPRRTPAAPGADGGAPRRYSPVVLRMAQEHDVDLDLISGTGIDGRVTKRDLQQYLDSLRSGSAPATSTKPAPPGAVVTPPLAAVPPAAAGRAGGAYLPPVYQPHQGDVAEPFTRRRKLIAEHMVYSKTHSPHVGTLAEIDMTRVTRLREAHKHAFQEREGFGLTLLPLVAAATVRALKEFPRMNAAVVGDSLVIRKEINLGIAMDAEEGLLVPVLKRAEGLSVVGIAREIETLRRKIADRKITADDLAGGSFTLSNPGREGNLFGFAIINQPQMGILRMGELKKRPMVIDVDGEDAIAIRAMMYLALSYDHRVIDGVLGNRFLYRTGKIIEEADFEL, via the coding sequence ATGGCTATCGAAGTCGCGATGCCGCAAATGGGCGAGAGCGTGGTGGAAGGGACCGTCACCAAGTGGCTGGTGAAAGAGGGTGATCTGGTAAAGGAGGATCAGCCACTGTGCGAAATCTCGACCGACAAAGTCGACACCGAAATCCCATCGCCCGGGACCGGGCGCATCGCAAGGATAGTTGCGCAGGAAGGTGAGACGATTCCGGTTGGAGGCCGGCTCGCGATCATCGAAGAGCGCGATGGCGGAAGGGCGCAGGAAAGTGCTCCCAGAACCCCAGTGAACCCCTCCCGGCCCGAGGCGCACCCGCCGGAGCCGTGGCTCAGAGCGGTAGGCGAATCGCAGTCGGAACCCGACCCTGCCGCAATCGCGCCGCCTGCTGTGGTCAGGCCCGCTCCGCGTCGCACACCGGCCGCTCCGGGAGCCGACGGGGGAGCGCCGAGGCGCTATTCTCCGGTGGTACTGCGGATGGCGCAGGAACATGACGTCGATCTCGATCTGATCTCCGGCACGGGAATCGATGGGCGGGTAACCAAGCGCGATCTCCAGCAGTATCTGGATTCGCTGCGCAGCGGGTCGGCCCCGGCGACCTCCACAAAACCTGCGCCGCCCGGTGCAGTCGTCACGCCCCCGCTCGCGGCCGTGCCCCCCGCAGCCGCGGGACGCGCGGGCGGAGCCTACTTGCCGCCCGTCTATCAACCTCACCAGGGTGATGTAGCCGAACCCTTCACGCGCAGGCGCAAGCTCATTGCGGAGCATATGGTCTATTCAAAGACTCATTCTCCGCACGTCGGGACCCTAGCGGAGATTGACATGACGCGCGTGACGCGCCTGCGCGAGGCGCACAAGCATGCGTTTCAGGAGCGCGAGGGGTTCGGGCTCACCTTGCTGCCCCTGGTGGCAGCCGCCACTGTCCGGGCGCTCAAGGAATTCCCGCGGATGAACGCGGCGGTGGTGGGCGATTCCCTGGTAATCAGGAAGGAGATCAACCTCGGCATCGCAATGGACGCCGAGGAAGGCTTGCTGGTGCCAGTGCTCAAGCGGGCTGAAGGATTGTCGGTAGTTGGTATCGCGCGCGAAATTGAAACCTTGCGACGCAAGATCGCCGACCGCAAAATCACCGCCGACGATCTGGCCGGTGGGAGTTTCACCTTGTCGAATCCCGGTCGTGAGGGAAATCTTTTTGGCTTCGCGATTATCAATCAGCCCCAGATGGGAATTCTGCGCATGGGCGAACTCAAGAAGCGGCCCATGGTGATCGATGTCGATGGCGAAGATGCGATCGCGATTCGCGCGATGATGTATCTGGCGCTGTCGTATGACCATCGGGTCATCGACGGTGTGCTGGGAAATCGTTTTCTGTATCGCACGGGAAAAATTATCGAAGAAGCCGACTTCGAACTCTGA
- a CDS encoding alpha-ketoacid dehydrogenase subunit beta, producing the protein MEMTYIKAINSALLEEMRRDENVFVMGEDVAELGGAFKATEGLLEAFGEERVIDTPISEALIVGAGIGAAVLGMRPVLEMQFADFISCAFDQIVNSAATLRYRHGGRAACPIVVRAPSGAGIHGALFHSQNPEAWFTRVPGLKVVTPATVYDAKGLLKSAIRDNNPVIYFEHKRLYRSIKEDLPEGDFTVPIGVAELRKEGTDLSLITYGGTLAQSLDAARIVEKEDGLSVEVTDLRTLLPLDREAILATARKTGKVLVVHEDRLTGGIGGEVAALVGEFAFEYLDGPVRRLGALDTHTAFSPPLEEVILPNTNKIVDAIRDLAAY; encoded by the coding sequence ATGGAGATGACCTACATCAAGGCGATCAACTCGGCGCTGCTCGAGGAGATGCGGCGCGACGAGAACGTGTTTGTCATGGGCGAGGACGTTGCGGAGCTGGGTGGAGCATTCAAGGCTACCGAAGGTCTGCTGGAGGCGTTCGGCGAGGAACGGGTGATCGATACCCCCATCTCCGAGGCCCTGATCGTCGGGGCTGGAATCGGCGCGGCGGTTCTGGGGATGCGCCCCGTGCTCGAAATGCAATTTGCCGACTTCATCTCGTGTGCCTTCGATCAGATCGTCAACTCGGCCGCGACTCTCCGCTATCGTCACGGCGGTCGTGCCGCCTGCCCAATCGTCGTGCGTGCGCCTTCCGGAGCGGGAATTCATGGCGCTCTGTTCCATTCGCAGAATCCCGAAGCGTGGTTTACCCGCGTACCGGGGCTCAAGGTAGTGACGCCGGCAACGGTATATGACGCGAAGGGGTTGCTGAAGAGCGCAATCCGCGACAACAACCCCGTCATCTACTTCGAGCACAAACGCTTGTACCGCAGTATCAAAGAAGACCTGCCGGAAGGCGATTTTACGGTACCGATAGGCGTCGCGGAACTCCGCAAGGAAGGCACTGACCTTTCGCTCATCACCTATGGCGGAACTTTGGCGCAGTCGCTGGATGCGGCGAGAATCGTGGAAAAGGAAGATGGCCTGTCGGTGGAAGTGACCGACCTGCGGACCTTGCTGCCGCTCGATCGCGAGGCCATTCTCGCAACCGCCCGGAAAACCGGAAAAGTGCTGGTAGTGCACGAAGATCGTCTCACCGGCGGGATCGGTGGCGAAGTTGCGGCGTTGGTCGGCGAGTTCGCCTTCGAGTATCTCGACGGACCGGTCCGCCGGCTCGGCGCGCTCGATACGCATACCGCTTTCAGCCCCCCGTTGGAGGAAGTAATCCTTCCCAACACCAACAAGATCGTCGACGCAATTCGGGACCTGGCAGCGTACTGA
- a CDS encoding thiamine pyrophosphate-dependent dehydrogenase E1 component subunit alpha, producing MSQPEGARTAAEPAARIEQELQLYYWMKLVRAFEERVSRLHRQNKIFGGVYSGAGQEAIVAGICASLRDGDFVAPLHRDLGVFLVRGVDAGRLMAQLMGKETGLSRGKDSFLHGGDLEHGIFGSTSMLGSSLPIAVGAALKFRMKRENNIAVAFFGEGASSRGDVHEAMNFAGVHKLPVLFVCENNRYAYSTPLEKQMAIEDVADRAQAYGFKGHTVSGNDLLAVLEVTERAVARIRKGEGPALIECKTYRYRGHSEHDAALYRDQEELIEWQSRDPIPRYELFLEKKGHDVKHIREQIDERAQKVVQEAVDFAERSALPKAEEALEDLTAPSPAPAPKGK from the coding sequence ATGTCTCAACCCGAAGGCGCGCGTACCGCTGCGGAGCCTGCAGCGCGAATCGAGCAGGAACTTCAGCTCTACTACTGGATGAAGCTGGTGCGCGCTTTCGAAGAGCGCGTCTCACGCCTGCATCGGCAAAACAAGATTTTCGGCGGCGTTTATTCCGGCGCCGGACAGGAGGCGATCGTTGCCGGCATCTGTGCTTCGCTACGCGACGGAGATTTTGTAGCCCCGCTCCATCGAGACCTCGGAGTCTTTCTGGTGCGGGGCGTAGATGCTGGCCGCTTGATGGCCCAGTTGATGGGCAAGGAGACCGGGCTGTCGCGCGGCAAGGACTCCTTTCTGCACGGCGGCGACCTCGAGCATGGAATCTTCGGATCGACCTCGATGCTGGGCTCCTCGCTGCCGATCGCGGTGGGTGCCGCGCTCAAATTCCGGATGAAACGCGAAAACAACATCGCGGTGGCCTTCTTCGGTGAAGGCGCTTCCTCGCGCGGCGACGTGCACGAGGCGATGAACTTCGCTGGCGTGCATAAGCTGCCGGTGCTGTTCGTGTGCGAGAACAATCGCTATGCGTACTCGACGCCGCTCGAAAAGCAGATGGCTATCGAGGACGTGGCAGACCGGGCGCAGGCCTACGGATTCAAAGGCCACACGGTTTCCGGTAACGATTTGCTGGCGGTGCTCGAGGTCACCGAGCGGGCGGTGGCACGAATCCGCAAGGGCGAGGGGCCGGCGCTGATCGAATGCAAGACCTATCGTTATCGCGGACACAGCGAGCACGACGCCGCGCTCTACCGGGACCAAGAAGAGCTCATCGAGTGGCAGAGCCGCGACCCGATCCCCCGCTACGAGCTGTTCCTGGAGAAAAAGGGCCACGACGTGAAGCACATCCGCGAACAGATCGACGAACGCGCGCAGAAGGTGGTGCAGGAAGCGGTCGATTTTGCGGAGCGTAGCGCCCTGCCCAAAGCTGAAGAAGCACTTGAAGATTTGACGGCTCCCTCGCCGGCCCCGGCGCCTAAGGGCAAGTAG
- a CDS encoding DUF1028 domain-containing protein, with protein sequence MDGQQPYPDLVATYSIVARDPASGRLGVAVQSHYFSVGSVVTWAEAGVGAVATQSFVDPSYGKLGLDLMRSGRSAPDTLAGLAAADSERDVRQVAMVDANGHAAAHTGAKCIAEAGHLVGEGFSVQANMMHRKSVWPAMADAYRATSGDLPDRLMAALEAAEGEGGDIRGMQSAAMLVVDATATGRPWAERMIDIRVEDAAQPLVELKRLLGVRRAYLCRIAAETAFARRDIEGGTREYRKAQALIGDNPEMHFWHAIALVNAERLEDALPLFKEVFARDQRWLELAERVAAIGRFAADPTLLAKIRSALR encoded by the coding sequence ATGGATGGACAGCAACCTTACCCCGACCTGGTCGCAACCTACTCGATTGTCGCGCGCGATCCGGCCAGCGGACGGCTTGGGGTTGCGGTGCAATCGCACTATTTTTCGGTCGGCTCGGTCGTCACCTGGGCGGAGGCGGGCGTTGGCGCGGTCGCGACCCAATCGTTCGTTGATCCCAGTTACGGAAAGCTCGGGCTTGATCTCATGCGTTCGGGCCGAAGTGCGCCCGATACGCTGGCGGGTCTGGCGGCCGCGGATTCCGAGCGCGACGTGCGTCAGGTCGCGATGGTCGACGCTAACGGACATGCCGCAGCCCATACGGGCGCCAAATGCATCGCCGAAGCGGGCCACCTCGTCGGCGAGGGATTTTCGGTGCAGGCCAACATGATGCATCGCAAGAGCGTGTGGCCCGCGATGGCGGACGCATATCGCGCAACCAGCGGTGACCTGCCCGACCGCTTGATGGCAGCGCTGGAGGCGGCAGAGGGCGAAGGTGGTGATATCCGAGGAATGCAGTCTGCCGCCATGTTGGTAGTCGATGCGACTGCGACCGGACGACCCTGGGCCGAGCGAATGATCGATATCCGGGTGGAAGACGCTGCCCAGCCGCTGGTGGAACTCAAACGGCTGCTGGGGGTGCGGCGCGCCTACCTTTGTCGCATAGCCGCCGAGACCGCATTCGCGCGTCGCGATATCGAGGGGGGCACCCGCGAGTATCGCAAGGCGCAGGCACTGATAGGAGACAATCCGGAGATGCACTTCTGGCATGCGATCGCGTTGGTGAATGCAGAGCGCCTTGAGGACGCATTGCCGCTCTTCAAAGAAGTGTTTGCCAGGGACCAGCGCTGGCTGGAATTGGCCGAACGCGTCGCGGCGATCGGGCGCTTCGCCGCCGATCCCACGCTGCTGGCGAAGATCCGTTCGGCGCTGCGCTGA
- a CDS encoding VOC family protein, with protein sequence MLDHIGIPVSELARSKQFFVAALAPLGYKVIFDLPTAVGMGDEAFPSFWIGGSESRDPLHIAFSAANRAAVDAFYRAALAAGGRDNGQPGVRAQYHPNYYAAFVYDPDGNNIEVVCRKG encoded by the coding sequence ATGCTCGATCACATCGGCATTCCAGTCTCCGAGCTTGCGCGCAGCAAGCAGTTTTTTGTCGCAGCGCTCGCCCCGCTCGGTTACAAGGTGATATTTGATTTACCCACTGCCGTCGGCATGGGCGATGAAGCGTTTCCGTCGTTCTGGATCGGCGGGAGTGAGTCACGCGATCCGTTGCATATTGCGTTCTCCGCGGCTAATCGCGCAGCTGTCGACGCCTTCTATCGGGCCGCGCTGGCAGCCGGCGGCCGCGACAATGGACAACCGGGAGTGCGCGCGCAATACCATCCAAACTACTACGCCGCATTCGTGTACGATCCGGACGGCAACAACATCGAAGTGGTGTGCCGCAAGGGATAG
- a CDS encoding polyprenyl synthetase family protein encodes MKKAKAIELVHTQAAPAPNPARVVERDLAAAEAKLKRLLDSNESLISEVCHYLVDGGGKRLRPTFVLLVYRACGGSDEKVVDAIDAGIALELIHSATLLHDDIIDGGQLRRGKPSALARYGFAPTLIAGDFLFCRAFELCGRFEEHLVRTAAQACIELTEGEVMEGRLRHSVVAGIRDYRAVITRKTASLFHAGGKVAADLAGASRYTIDAMAKLGLTIGLAFQMIDDVLDILGPEEKIGKPVGSDLREGIPSLPVVLASQRNPELKELFQNGSGLSGAAFDRALEILRDPELIAQARSLASVEVGNAREMLNELRPSPYRDSLAILIDEQIDREV; translated from the coding sequence GTGAAGAAAGCAAAGGCCATCGAGCTGGTTCACACCCAGGCTGCTCCTGCACCGAATCCCGCGCGGGTGGTGGAGCGCGATCTTGCCGCCGCGGAGGCCAAACTTAAGCGGCTGCTCGACTCGAATGAGTCGCTGATTTCTGAAGTATGTCACTACCTGGTCGACGGCGGCGGCAAGCGACTGCGCCCCACCTTCGTGCTCCTGGTGTATCGAGCATGCGGCGGGAGTGACGAGAAGGTGGTCGACGCGATCGACGCCGGGATCGCGCTGGAACTGATTCACTCCGCGACCCTGCTGCACGACGACATCATCGACGGTGGCCAGCTCCGGCGCGGTAAACCGAGTGCCCTTGCGCGGTACGGTTTTGCGCCAACGCTCATCGCGGGAGACTTCCTGTTCTGCCGCGCGTTCGAACTGTGCGGCCGCTTCGAAGAGCACCTGGTTCGCACCGCCGCCCAGGCATGCATCGAATTGACCGAGGGCGAGGTGATGGAGGGCCGGCTCAGGCATAGCGTGGTCGCGGGAATTCGCGACTATCGCGCGGTTATCACCCGCAAGACCGCATCGCTGTTTCATGCCGGGGGAAAAGTCGCCGCCGATCTTGCCGGCGCTTCGCGCTACACCATCGATGCGATGGCGAAACTCGGCCTCACGATCGGCTTGGCGTTCCAGATGATCGATGACGTGCTGGACATCCTCGGTCCGGAGGAAAAGATTGGCAAGCCGGTCGGGTCAGACCTGCGTGAAGGTATTCCCTCGCTCCCGGTGGTGCTGGCCTCGCAGCGCAACCCGGAACTCAAGGAGTTGTTTCAGAACGGCAGCGGGCTTAGCGGCGCCGCTTTCGATCGCGCCCTGGAAATCCTGCGCGATCCGGAGTTGATCGCGCAGGCGCGGTCGCTGGCATCGGTGGAAGTCGGGAATGCGCGCGAGATGCTCAATGAGCTGCGTCCATCGCCCTATCGCGACAGTCTCGCAATTCTGATCGACGAGCAAATCGACCGCGAAGTCTAA